In Stieleria varia, one genomic interval encodes:
- a CDS encoding AI-2E family transporter, with translation MARKKNKNKPPVSGSQVPGSVPADPVDFPTAEAESTASRAAKAGDPEASSLKPTLPPTSDEPPTSDEPPTSDEPLTTDEPLTSDETVQATIKLLSGIKLPSLSRVLSVTMLLLGIVTVGALFYQVMAGFFVPLFMAAALVVIFRPVNEWFFYKFGKRPRLAAIATTGVILSLVFVPLLVIVTVAMNQVSSLVSRAGAMGDVIDTARERAGLSLPYADQFRRLDELTAGFDTPTEPDKVLSEIDEAIALMDYLQADVVGSPTADPMAVTAEESLRDFRNTVLSTREAQANDDKLAIISAEETFHKQSLAASESVRRWMSELLGGPFWSQVKFLANPSNADLAELLRRGQTQLQPRLFKLTGDTGLLVVQIAVGLLIMIIAVYFFLIDGPAMIRTLMRLSPLDDNYERRLLGEFERTSRAVVLASLLSAVAQGLLAAIAFYIAGLDSIMFLLLITTIMALVPFLGAASVWIPCSIYLAAVEESYWTAGLLAIYGFGVVSSIDNVIKAYILHGHSELHPLLALLSVLGGVAVFGPVGLLVGPMVVVFLQTLLEILNHELAQETAVS, from the coding sequence ATGGCCCGAAAAAAGAACAAGAACAAACCACCTGTCTCCGGCTCGCAAGTGCCCGGTTCGGTGCCGGCGGATCCTGTTGATTTCCCAACAGCAGAAGCAGAATCGACGGCGTCGCGCGCTGCGAAAGCCGGCGACCCAGAGGCGTCGTCGTTGAAGCCGACATTGCCGCCGACATCCGACGAGCCGCCGACATCCGACGAGCCGCCGACATCCGACGAGCCGCTGACAACCGACGAGCCGCTGACATCCGACGAGACCGTGCAGGCGACGATCAAGCTGCTCAGTGGGATCAAGCTACCGTCGCTCTCGCGTGTCTTGTCGGTCACGATGTTGCTGCTGGGCATCGTGACGGTGGGCGCGTTGTTCTATCAAGTCATGGCGGGATTCTTTGTTCCCCTGTTCATGGCAGCGGCGTTGGTTGTGATCTTTCGACCGGTGAACGAATGGTTCTTTTACAAATTCGGCAAACGACCGCGGTTGGCGGCCATCGCCACCACCGGTGTGATCCTGTCCCTGGTGTTCGTGCCGTTGCTGGTCATCGTCACCGTGGCGATGAACCAAGTCTCCTCGCTCGTTTCACGCGCAGGCGCGATGGGCGATGTCATCGACACCGCACGAGAGCGTGCCGGTCTGTCACTGCCATACGCGGATCAGTTTCGTCGCCTGGATGAGCTTACCGCCGGTTTTGACACGCCGACCGAACCCGATAAGGTGCTCAGCGAAATCGACGAAGCGATCGCGCTGATGGACTACTTGCAAGCAGACGTAGTGGGATCACCGACAGCCGACCCCATGGCGGTGACAGCGGAAGAATCCTTGCGAGATTTTCGCAATACCGTTCTCTCTACCCGAGAAGCGCAGGCCAACGACGACAAGCTGGCGATCATTTCCGCAGAAGAAACTTTTCACAAACAGTCTTTGGCCGCATCTGAATCCGTGCGACGCTGGATGAGCGAATTGCTCGGCGGACCGTTTTGGTCTCAAGTCAAGTTTCTTGCCAATCCCAGCAACGCGGATCTGGCCGAGTTGCTGCGTCGGGGGCAAACTCAATTGCAGCCGCGACTGTTCAAGTTGACCGGCGACACCGGCCTATTGGTGGTCCAAATCGCCGTCGGTCTGTTGATCATGATCATCGCCGTGTATTTCTTTCTCATCGACGGCCCCGCGATGATCCGCACGCTGATGCGACTGAGTCCCCTGGATGACAACTACGAACGTCGACTGCTGGGTGAATTTGAGCGGACCAGTCGCGCCGTTGTTTTGGCTAGCCTGCTTAGCGCGGTCGCGCAAGGCTTACTCGCAGCCATCGCGTTCTATATTGCAGGACTCGACTCCATCATGTTCCTGCTGTTGATCACGACCATCATGGCGTTGGTTCCGTTCTTGGGCGCAGCCTCGGTCTGGATTCCTTGCTCGATTTATTTGGCTGCGGTGGAGGAGAGTTACTGGACGGCAGGATTATTGGCGATCTATGGGTTTGGTGTGGTGTCGTCGATCGACAACGTGATCAAAGCGTACATCTTGCACGGGCACAGTGAACTGCATCCTCTGCTGGCACTGCTGAGCGTTCTGGGCGGCGTCGCCGTCTTCGGCCCCGTGGGCTTGCTCGTCGGCCCGATGGTGGTCGTGTTCCTGCAAACCTTGCTGGAAATCCTGAATCACGAATTGGCCCAAGAAACGGCAGTAAGCTAG
- a CDS encoding tetratricopeptide repeat protein — translation MSEVELDVLDLKELILSNNSFGPSDVAEIRQAIAENYGHFAELRDAVGEMENDEALTPAGKTKMGVCQFLLGRFRSALDTLRVADGSATALFYQARSQFELSQYDEAISLYEQSKKAGYNEDQCKIYIAESHRYAGRIDQAMLLLDDIFGPAEQTSEYMYQRAATVAAVGGRRDEAIALYQRAIQTDENHAGALFGLAWENERMGNDDESLRLYERAAKAFPTGVGALVNLGLAYEDRNEYDKAQLCYKRILDAHPEDRRTQLYMKDASANGNLLYDEEAQRRNDRLAQILGMPVTNFELSVRSRNCLAKMGIETIGDLTRTSESELLSSKNFGETSLIEIREVLTSKGLKLGQFAHEKKSVDPPVDTSHLSADEQALLERPISDLNLSVRARKCMARLQLNSIGELIRKTGDEMLECKNFGVTSLNEVREKLTDLGLKLRGD, via the coding sequence ATGAGTGAAGTCGAACTTGATGTGCTCGACTTGAAGGAGCTGATCCTTTCAAACAATTCGTTCGGCCCTTCTGATGTCGCAGAAATCCGGCAAGCCATTGCCGAAAACTACGGCCATTTTGCCGAGCTGCGTGATGCGGTCGGCGAGATGGAGAACGACGAAGCGTTGACGCCTGCGGGCAAGACCAAGATGGGCGTATGCCAATTCTTGCTCGGCCGTTTTCGCAGCGCGCTCGACACGCTCCGCGTAGCTGACGGCAGCGCGACCGCGTTGTTTTATCAAGCACGCTCGCAATTCGAGTTGTCGCAATACGATGAAGCCATCTCGTTGTACGAGCAGTCGAAGAAAGCCGGCTACAACGAAGATCAATGCAAGATCTACATCGCCGAGTCACACCGCTATGCCGGTCGGATCGACCAAGCCATGTTGCTGCTCGACGATATCTTCGGCCCCGCCGAGCAGACGTCGGAGTACATGTACCAACGGGCCGCGACCGTTGCCGCTGTGGGCGGACGTCGCGACGAAGCGATCGCGTTGTATCAACGTGCCATCCAAACCGACGAGAACCATGCCGGTGCGTTGTTCGGATTGGCTTGGGAAAACGAACGCATGGGCAATGATGACGAGTCATTGCGTCTGTACGAGCGTGCCGCCAAGGCTTTCCCGACCGGTGTCGGCGCACTGGTGAACTTGGGCTTGGCCTACGAAGATCGCAACGAGTACGACAAGGCACAGCTTTGCTACAAGCGAATTTTGGACGCTCATCCGGAAGATCGCCGTACCCAGTTGTACATGAAAGATGCGTCGGCCAACGGCAACCTGCTGTATGACGAGGAAGCCCAGCGTCGCAACGATCGCTTGGCTCAAATCTTGGGCATGCCGGTGACCAATTTCGAACTGAGCGTGCGAAGCCGAAATTGCTTGGCCAAAATGGGCATCGAAACCATCGGCGACCTGACGCGCACCAGCGAGTCCGAGTTGCTCAGCAGCAAGAATTTCGGCGAGACCAGCTTGATCGAAATCCGCGAAGTGCTGACGTCCAAGGGTTTGAAACTCGGTCAGTTCGCACACGAGAAAAAGTCGGTCGATCCGCCTGTGGACACCAGCCACTTGTCCGCCGACGAACAAGCGTTGCTGGAGCGCCCGATTTCCGATTTGAACCTGTCGGTTCGTGCACGCAAATGCATGGCCCGCCTGCAGCTCAATTCGATCGGCGAGCTGATTCGCAAGACCGGCGACGAAATGCTTGAGTGCAAGAACTTTGGCGTGACCAGTCTCAACGAAGTGCGTGAGAAGTTGACCGATCTGGGGTTGAAGCTCCGCGGAGATTGA
- the tgt gene encoding tRNA guanosine(34) transglycosylase Tgt: protein MTFEFKLHHRDASTSARRGVFLTPHGDVQTPGFMPVGTQGTVKGVTIDQVAQTGAHMILGNTYHLALRPGAETVRRLGGLHAMTRWDGPILTDSGGFQVFSLKGINKISEEGVVFRSHIDGALIDLTPEHSVEIQEALGSDVAMVLDHVIALPALRSEVVEAMERSIRWAKRCQDAATRADQAQFAIVQGGLDEELRVQCASELAAMNFPGYAVGGLSVGEAPEEMYRITAATCPALPENKPRYLMGVGRPIDLIESVARGIDLFDCVMPTRNGRNGLAFTDTGHIKIRNAVHRYDTQPLEPDCPCPACRHSRGYLRHLFVAGEMLGPILLSIHNLTFYQRVMRETRAAIERDEFASFLLAKKKAWGFADSAG from the coding sequence ATGACGTTTGAATTCAAACTCCATCACCGCGATGCGTCCACGTCGGCGCGTCGCGGTGTTTTTTTGACGCCGCACGGTGATGTCCAAACGCCGGGCTTCATGCCCGTGGGCACCCAGGGTACGGTCAAGGGTGTCACGATCGATCAAGTCGCCCAGACGGGGGCACACATGATCCTTGGCAACACCTATCACCTCGCGCTGCGCCCCGGAGCGGAAACCGTTCGTCGACTGGGCGGCTTGCACGCGATGACTCGCTGGGACGGTCCCATCCTGACCGACAGCGGCGGCTTCCAAGTCTTCAGCCTCAAAGGCATCAACAAGATCAGCGAAGAGGGCGTGGTGTTTCGTAGCCACATCGACGGTGCCCTCATCGACTTGACCCCCGAGCACAGCGTTGAGATCCAAGAAGCCTTGGGGAGTGATGTCGCGATGGTCCTGGATCACGTGATTGCTTTGCCCGCCCTGCGTAGCGAAGTTGTCGAGGCGATGGAGCGAAGCATTCGCTGGGCAAAACGATGCCAGGATGCAGCGACGCGAGCCGACCAAGCTCAGTTTGCGATCGTTCAGGGAGGACTGGACGAGGAATTGAGGGTTCAATGCGCCAGCGAATTGGCTGCCATGAATTTTCCCGGCTACGCCGTCGGCGGCTTGAGTGTGGGCGAAGCCCCGGAGGAGATGTACCGCATCACCGCAGCGACCTGCCCCGCACTGCCGGAGAACAAGCCGCGATACCTGATGGGCGTCGGTCGTCCGATCGATCTGATCGAAAGCGTCGCCCGCGGCATCGACCTGTTCGACTGCGTGATGCCGACACGCAACGGCCGCAACGGACTGGCGTTCACCGACACCGGCCACATCAAAATTCGCAATGCTGTGCACCGCTATGACACTCAGCCACTTGAGCCAGATTGCCCATGCCCCGCATGCCGCCACAGTCGAGGCTACTTGAGGCACCTGTTCGTCGCCGGAGAAATGCTCGGCCCGATCTTGCTGTCGATCCACAACTTGACGTTCTACCAGCGAGTGATGCGTGAGACACGTGCGGCGATCGAGCGTGATGAGTTCGCGAGCTTTTTGCTGGCAAAGAAAAAAGCGTGGGGATTTGCTGATTCAGCGGGTTGA
- a CDS encoding SHD1 domain-containing protein, with amino-acid sequence MNQPQVKQTQNKPTQNTKPGILFQFFNIGFTVLMFITPTILLGYWYLYLRSPADGQANRVAATVPEEPNESGSHSDPVLRPNEAPSETTSTEMQGRLVESPSGEIDDPNSPSSSTSAEYPIRTWSDPTGKFTVEARLQSVTGDRATLIAEKDRKIVVMIDKLSDDDLVYLRGVFRSKGLQPSF; translated from the coding sequence GTGAATCAGCCCCAAGTCAAACAGACGCAGAACAAGCCGACACAGAATACGAAGCCCGGCATTCTGTTTCAGTTCTTCAACATCGGCTTCACCGTGCTGATGTTCATCACGCCCACAATCCTACTCGGTTACTGGTACCTGTATCTGCGAAGTCCAGCGGATGGGCAAGCCAACCGCGTCGCCGCGACGGTCCCTGAGGAGCCGAACGAGAGTGGATCGCATTCGGACCCCGTCTTGAGACCTAACGAAGCACCATCGGAAACGACAAGCACAGAGATGCAAGGGAGACTCGTAGAGTCGCCATCGGGCGAAATCGATGATCCGAATTCGCCGAGTTCATCCACCTCCGCCGAGTATCCGATCAGAACATGGTCGGATCCGACGGGGAAGTTTACGGTGGAGGCAAGGTTGCAGAGCGTCACAGGGGATCGTGCGACTTTGATTGCTGAGAAAGACCGCAAGATCGTCGTGATGATCGACAAGCTGAGTGACGACGACTTGGTTTACCTCCGCGGAGTCTTTCGCTCCAAAGGTTTGCAGCCATCATTTTGA
- a CDS encoding M50 family metallopeptidase: MLRSQLVMLAILLAWGWSVMTVTHELGHVAGALAQGAQVASLQLAPWQLPNSLFNGQHNELITLWSGPLIGCLVPILVAAIARHTWVSLVAAFCVVANGSYLLLGYFSGDAFLDSTQLLRAGTPDWHVLMVSVMMTVIGYLWFRRQCAALLSGPAIQRNMLWLTFVGWLGWVAMQTLIAT; this comes from the coding sequence ATGCTGCGATCTCAACTCGTGATGCTGGCGATCTTGCTGGCCTGGGGCTGGTCGGTGATGACCGTGACTCACGAGTTGGGACACGTTGCAGGTGCATTGGCCCAAGGTGCTCAGGTCGCAAGCCTGCAACTTGCCCCGTGGCAGTTGCCCAACAGCCTATTCAACGGCCAACACAATGAACTCATCACGTTGTGGTCGGGGCCATTGATAGGCTGTCTGGTTCCAATATTGGTCGCCGCGATTGCTCGGCACACTTGGGTTTCCCTGGTCGCAGCGTTCTGTGTTGTGGCCAACGGCAGCTATCTGCTGCTAGGGTACTTCTCCGGCGACGCCTTCTTGGACAGCACGCAGTTGCTACGTGCAGGAACCCCAGACTGGCACGTCCTGATGGTCTCCGTCATGATGACGGTCATCGGGTATCTTTGGTTTCGTCGCCAGTGCGCTGCCCTGCTGAGTGGTCCAGCCATCCAGCGAAACATGCTGTGGTTGACTTTCGTCGGCTGGCTCGGCTGGGTAGCGATGCAGACGCTCATCGCCACCTGA